From Cydia strobilella chromosome 3, ilCydStro3.1, whole genome shotgun sequence:
gacaatcaaaatcgctgcagacctatctttgtctaactctatcaaCCTGCTATTTTGCCAAAGGCCATGCGTGGGCCGTACCAAAGTCGcgtcaaagataatttaataaaaatctcttttaagtaaaaattaaattaatgacaCTTTTAGAGTCTTTCCTGAGCCTCAAACATTcaaaactactactacttcttaaaagctgtacctatatgtaaagataaagatgtgAAATGTCCCAAACCGTGAACATATTGCCCACAGAAAAGATGACCGTATTTCGATTCCGGAACGTTGAGCTAATTAAAAGGTCCAAAATtccctggttttttttaaatcatagttttagttcgttgtgtcactaaaatgaataaaataaaattaattaattaaaaaattaaaaccacgACTGCGGAgttttaagcgaactgaaaagctaaaaataattttgatgttacttacataactttataaatttaaattggaatataaatgtacacttacggttatttatagttaatacaaaggtttatgcacatttatgacgtaactgtacctgtgtattttatttcgattgcagtcgggggaccttttgaatgggaaaatgcactacatcaaggtcccccgactgcaatcgaaataaaatacacaggtacagtcacgtcataaatgtgcataaacctttgtattaactataaatgaccgtaagtttacatttatattccaatttaaatttataaagttatgtaagtaacatcaaaattatttttagcttttcagttcgcttaaaacTCCGCAGTcgtggttttaattttttaattaattaattttattgttaagattttttttcacgATCCAGCCGCGTGCTCACGTCTCGACaatcccaaacaacaaacaaacaatagaCAAATCAAAGAAAGACGCgatctaaattttaaactaattacattaCGTTTTGATAGTATAATACAACCTTTCAAATCATGGCTACATTTTTGTCAGTTACCtttgtattacattttaatCAGTTACctttgtaaactgaaataaaaacaatttaatatatattatttttatagaaaataatttattttgttctcaGAGTCTCCTTTGTGACAGAACTTGTGGACCGAATAAGTCATACTATCACGTCAcggtcacggtctatatcccggtcaatataagtcaagtcATACTATTCTTCAAATGTTCCTTCATTCCTTATTAATCTAGGGATCAGAAAAAGAAAGCAgcttattatttatatgaatcgcCATAGTTTAATCTTCACCTCAAAACGAACCATAATATTTACGATTGGATTAAAGTATATTAAGATTACCTACCGATAAATATGATATATGTACGGTAGTTATACCGTCATACGAAGATAAAACATTGGTATAAAAACTCaagattttttaaagaaaagcaTAGTTTGAAACATCAAACCAAACAGGTAAGTTCAAAtacaagttattatttattgaattaattattcatGTTTTACAATCTCCTGCCATCAAACCATCCACGTGATATCAGAAAAATACTGTAATGAAAATTTAACACTTGCAATTAATTCGTTAATTTTAGCAATCAATTTAAATGATTGAGCTCGCTGCTATACTCAGTAACTGTTTTATAAGGATTTTTTCCTAAAACACAATTACAAGATTGTTATGGGATAATTACGGTGCAATTAAAACTCACTAAAAGATACTTTTGTTCGCAGCAACCATGAAATTTCTGCTGATCGTCGCTTCGGTCATCGCCGTGGCCGTCGCTGGCCCGACCCGCGCCATTGTCACCCCCGGCAGTGGCTCCGCGCCCATCGTGGATGCCGAATCCCCCATCATCGCTGGACCCGTCGTGGTTGAGAGCCCCATCTCTGTCGGACCTGCCCTGATTGAGAGCCCCATCTCTGTTGGACCCGCTCTGGTTGAGAGCCCCATTTCCGTTGGACCCGCCTTGGTTGAGAGCCCCATTGTTGAGAGCCCCGTCGTCGTTGATACCCCCATCGTCGGTGTGAGCCCCGTCTTCGTCGAGCACCCCATCGTTGTTGAGAGCCCCGTCGTCGTCGACACACCCATCGTCGCTGAAAGCCCCGTCTTCGCCGAGGTCCCCATTGTTGTTGACGCCCCCATCGTGAACCCCAGTCCCGCTGGTGTTGCTGCCATCGAGGCCGAGTCCGTCTCCTCTGCCGCTGCTCCCCTGGTTCAGATCATCCTGAACATCAACCAGGCTGCCGCCCCTGAGGCCCCCGCTGTCGTGCCCTCTCCCATCATCGTCGAGGAGTCTCCCATCCTTGCCGAGCTCCCCGTCGTGGTCGATACTCCCGTCGTGGCCCCTGAGCCCGTCCTGGTCGTCGATACCCCCGTCGTGGCCCCTGAGCCGGTCCAGGTCGTCGATACCCCAATCGAGGCACCCATCGTGATTGAGCCCCAGCCCATCGAGCTGCCCACCCCCGTGCTACCCGCTCCCGTCGAGGTCGCCCCCGTGATCACCCTCCCCGACATCCTTAATTAAGCACAGAAGAGTTGTTGTTTAAGTAAAAAAGTGTTAGATCCTTTTACCTTGCCGCAGTGGCTGTAAACTGTGCCGAGTGATACTAATGtaaataaacactttattttcTATTGCCTTGTTTGAAATACTTCGAACCCTTTGATTTACCATCATACCTAAGTAATACTCGTAGAATCGGATAAAATATCTGTTTCGTCTTGCCAATATCCATGACATGCCATTGATGCAGCATGattacaataatatatcttttttagggttccgtacccaaagggtaaaaacgggaccctattactaagactccgctgtccgtctgtccgtctggccgtctgtccgtctgtccgtctgtctgtcaccaggctgtatctcatgaaccgtgatagctagacagatgaaattttcacagatgatgtatttctgttgccgctataacaacaaatactaaaaagtacggaaccctcggtgcgcgagttttttttttactaattgttgTGGAAAACGGTAGTTTACGCCGGAATTTTTGTCACAAGAAAAGGTCTTTGGCCAGTAATGGGACAAAACCGCACGATAAAAAGCCCACACAAAGCGCTATAGTCCATATTGCTTGTTTTATGGCCCCGACTCAGAGGGATGCTGATTAAACATACGCTCCGCCGATTCTACAACATGTGGTGTGGTACAATCCAAAGAAGgccatttgatttaatttaaaatcccATAAAAACCAAACCTAGATTATTCTATGACTACTGTGAGTGAGGTACTTAAAATTAGTCTGATGATATTTCATGGCTTCGCTTAAAGATTTACCGGTATCAGACCAAACAATTCCGCTCACTTCACCATGAGTGCAGGACTGTATGTCTCATGTAATATTATATATCAGCTGAAAAATGTCTTTTGGACCTATGTCTAGGACGTTTCTCTCAAAGATCAAGGGTTCTACTGACTACTTCTATATCCGCTAATATGTCTACTGTGGCGGTTGGTAAGGAGTTATTATGGTCCCCTACTGACTGCTTGGCTACATcaagatttttttgtattaagtatattatgtaggtaactaAAAATGCGATGTACTCGTATAAACTAGTTGTGCGCCAAAACAGCTACTTTCTAACAATATTACCGCGCAAATTCATTGCTAACCGCCTGAGACAAATATTAACTATACTTATTAAGAAGAAAGGGTAAAAAACGATCAAGAAAAGTGGCGTATTTCCTGAGGACACGCAAGTTAACGATGTGGGTacaatttcatcatcatcatcatcatgtcagccgatagacataggcctcccccaaggctcgccattCCGACCGcacctgtgccgctcgcatccaccgaattcccgcgaccttcaccaggtcgtcgctccatctcgttggaggcctaccagcagttcgtcttccggtacgcggacgccactccagaaccttccggccccaccggccatcagttctgcgagcaatgtgccccgcccactgccaatacaattacaatttactaAATCTTTAATCTTTCAGCTTTTAAGAAGTAACTATAAGGTAGGGACAGGGCTATAGTTAAGAGTCCGGCACGAACATTACATATATGTAGAGTATAGACTATAAATTCCTTTTGTTCGTAAAAGGGACAGATCTACAGATAAGGGTCCGGCAAGAAAATTAGGcttttccttttattaatatgacGTCAACAGGAAAAATGCATAACCTTACCTCATACtatgtaaaaattattttgaccCGAAAGTTTGTCGCTTGCTACGCTCCGCCTGAAGTGCAGAAGGCCGGTGCAGTCCGCAGTAATTGTAGGGAATAATCAGGCCTTTGCACTCGCCGCCGTGCTAGGCCGGCTTTCTATTCAAACGTCGTTACCTACTTGTTAGGATCATATGCACCGTGCAAACATGCAGACTGGGTTAAACGTGCAAATAAGAAACCGTTACATTAGTCTAATTTGTCTGCTTTATGAGTTGTCTGACCAGAATGGTAATTTGCAAAACCATTTGTAAGTTAAACCCTGACAAGATTCTATTTATTTGATCCTATGATAGCGTCgtaagtaaaaaccggccaagtgcgagtcggactcgcgtaccgagggttccgtacctttttagtatttgttgttacttacctatagaggcaacagaaatacatcatctgtgaaaatttcaattgtctatcacggtttatgagatacagcctgatgacagacagacagacggacagacggacagtggagtcttagtaatagggtcccgttttcaccctttgggtacggagtgctaatagaaacctacttgttatttctattactaGAGGTATTCTCAAATACCTCtagtcgctgcaactatcatctgtaaagatgctgtggccaatgatgatttctattacgtaacaaaaggtgtacaatttcaccgactaaatctatcaattttacatttttgcgactaaaatcgataccggGCTCTTAAGGCAAAGTTATCCATACGTATTTTTTCCAATCGTAATTTTCAATGAACTACCTACAACGTTGACAAAGGGGTTTGGTAACACTATTGATTAACGTATTCTCGCGCaacaattttcaaatttaaactggTTAATTCCATTGGCTGTTCAGATTATTTTACGTGGTAGGGGTAGCACGAATTTGCAAATACATTAGCCATCCGCACTAACTGATCGGAAACAAACTTATCCAAATGAAAGGTCAATGTAGGACCAATTACTCGTAATACAAGtcgaaaaaaaaccggccaagtgcgagtcggactcgcgcatgaagggttccgtaaccgtAAGGTacgattatttaattaatttgtgttttagtttataatttataaataggtacactgTCTTTGTAACCGTAATAAAAGTAAATGCAATAGttgtaaaaatacaagaaagaaACAATTTAACATTGAAGCATTTCGGACCAGTTTGTTTTGAAATCTAGGACCTATACAGACAATTGCATTATGATAATTAGGTGCATGTACAATGAAACCAAAGCGTTATTGGCACTAAAAATTCGAGCTCTGGTAAACACCATAAAGGGggccacccattaccagtccgccggatgatatcggcctgtcagttagaacaaaaatttgacagttccgaacaactcacAGGCCCATAATGGCTTTAGGAAAAGGAAGGCCTAGATTATGGAGTATGTTCCAACAGTTTAATAAGTACCAGCCTACCTTGCGCTAAAAGGCCGCATCCGCTATGCAGAGGGGTCAATATTCTGTGCTCTCGGCAGCGGGTATGCTTTTAAGGTACTTACTCTCAGCTTTTACCGGGAGATAGCAGTAAATAACAGTcagcaaaatatatataaaaaaaaaccggacaagtgcgagggttccgtactttttagtatttgttgttgtagcggcaacagacatacatcatctgtgaaaatttcaactgtctagctatcacggctcatgagatacagcctggtgacagacagacggacggcggagtcttagtaatagggtcccgtttttaccctttgggtacgggaccctaaaaaagtaAATCGTAAATGGGCATAAATGGCaattcaaaaaaattttttttcttaaattttatttatatgacggGAATAATCTTTAGATGTTTtggttcaaaattatttatctgtAATATTTGTCTATATTATCAAATATTTGAAACTTGATGTACttgttataatatgtattcATATTAGATACATTGTAAATTTCACTCAACAATTCAGTTATGCACTAAACAATTCTCTAAAGCAATCGTTGTTAAAGACCGATCCTTAAACTGAACTTGTTTGCTGGTGTAATATATAGTTCACAAGTCCCAaattttgtatatgtattatagtaacaaaatattttgtcacTGTTATGCAAACATTCTATCAGTGCTTGGTCAAATGGACATTTGCAGCCGTTTTGGCTAAAAATAtgaaccctaacctaacctctGACAACACGTCTAACGTCCAATACAAACTCTTTCTCCAAAAAAAACCAAAACCCAAACCAAACCAACCAAGACTCCAAAGTCAggagcatcgtcgcaaggttgccagcctgtcgatcttttatatgatacatttcggagagtgtgccgaggaactgcacaaccttattcctccgtcccatttttaccatcggactacaagacaaacggcactccggcatcgcttcatggtaggaactccaaaaatacgcacgaagcgtttcgcttccacatttcttatgcgaactgccaaggagtggaacgccctgcccgagtctgtgtttccgcatgagtacagtctggggctcttcaaggcaagagttaataggtatctcataggtaagcgtgctccaccgtagaccgcatcatcacttaccatcaggtgggatcgtggtccaACGCCTGCCtattaatcattaaaaaaacaaaaataatgacGCAAATCCATCCACCTCTCGGTCCACTATCGGAATGGAATAACTCAATAGGCACTATTATTCCATGAACGAACTCCGCCGCTAACCAATTCCGTACATTTTACAATGGATTTACATTGCAGTCTTGCCGATTAAATGTATCGCATTGCGGTGTGGATAGAGATTACTAACGTTCCGATTTCGAATTGAAAACTGTTCGCACGTGAGCTCTTTTATTGTATGTAGGCtacattatggatggtatagaaaggatgccaatctcttatggcagaattgttgcaaaagtgatcgctttcagctttaaataatagttcctaatctctccggatgaaccatataaggcaacaaataacccgaccaaattacgtaggttgtttttggtagtatttcggtgtatggtggcgccgcctaattactgttttttgatggacacttttcata
This genomic window contains:
- the LOC134755681 gene encoding calphotin-like isoform X1, whose protein sequence is MKFLLIVASVIAVAVAGPTRAIVTPGSGSAPIVDAESPIIAGPVVVESPISVGPALIESPISVGPALVESPISVGPALVESPIVESPVVVDTPIVGVSPVFVEHPIVVESPVVVDTPIVAESPVFAEVPIVVDAPIVNPSPAGVAAIEAESVSSAAAPLVQIILNINQAAAPEAPAVVPSPIIVEESPILAELPVVVDTPVVAPEPVLVVDTPIEAPIVIEPQPIELPTPVLPAPVEVAPVITLPDILN
- the LOC134755681 gene encoding calphotin-like isoform X2, translated to MKFLLIVASVIAVAVAGPTRAIVTPGSGSAPIVDAESPIIAGPVVVESPISVGPALIESPISVGPALVESPISVGPALVESPIVESPVVVDTPIVAESPVFAEVPIVVDAPIVNPSPAGVAAIEAESVSSAAAPLVQIILNINQAAAPEAPAVVPSPIIVEESPILAELPVVVDTPVVAPEPVLVVDTPIEAPIVIEPQPIELPTPVLPAPVEVAPVITLPDILN